Proteins encoded in a region of the Pseudomonas sp. PDNC002 genome:
- a CDS encoding peptidoglycan DD-metalloendopeptidase family protein, with the protein MLGRSIFLCGLLAASGTASAVTIYKYTDANGVVTYTDKAVAGAAVFVFRDRMVEHLEQQVKLETKKHAGGETLQVRNDLYAPVEVELSVSGAQNAIGVPERPIRWVLPPRSAIRLATLTPLDPSKPLRYKPTLRYALGDPRPRPLSYQYALPWVGGPFRLTQGANGRYSHFTPKGRYAMDIAMPVGTPIVAARGGTVVKIENGQDGRGKNPSGNFVRVLHDDGTMGVYLHLMRGSVVVREGQRVATGSPLAQSGNTGNSSGPHLHFVVQRNVGLDLVSIPYDFAQPVDSLPNFAVVKGN; encoded by the coding sequence ATGCTAGGGCGCAGTATCTTCCTGTGCGGTCTTTTGGCCGCCTCGGGGACGGCTTCGGCCGTGACCATCTACAAGTACACCGACGCCAACGGCGTGGTCACCTACACGGACAAGGCCGTGGCGGGTGCGGCCGTGTTCGTCTTCCGCGACCGCATGGTCGAGCACCTGGAACAACAGGTGAAGCTGGAGACGAAGAAGCACGCTGGCGGCGAGACGCTGCAGGTGCGCAACGACCTGTACGCGCCGGTGGAAGTCGAACTGAGCGTGAGTGGCGCGCAGAACGCCATTGGCGTACCGGAGCGCCCGATCCGCTGGGTGCTGCCGCCGCGTAGCGCGATCCGTCTCGCCACCCTGACGCCGCTCGATCCCAGTAAACCTTTGCGCTACAAGCCCACGCTGCGCTACGCCCTGGGCGATCCGCGGCCGCGGCCGTTGTCCTATCAGTACGCCCTGCCGTGGGTGGGCGGTCCGTTCCGCCTGACCCAGGGCGCCAATGGCCGCTACAGCCACTTCACGCCCAAGGGGCGCTACGCCATGGACATCGCCATGCCGGTGGGCACGCCCATCGTCGCGGCGCGGGGCGGCACGGTGGTGAAGATCGAGAATGGCCAGGATGGGCGCGGCAAGAATCCATCCGGCAACTTCGTTCGCGTACTGCATGACGACGGCACCATGGGCGTTTACCTGCACCTGATGCGTGGCTCGGTGGTGGTCCGCGAGGGGCAGCGCGTGGCCACCGGTTCGCCGCTGGCGCAGTCGGGTAACACCGGCAACAGCAGCGGTCCGCACCTGCACTTCGTGGTGCAGCGCAACGTCGGCCTGGACCTGGTGTCGATCCCTTACGACTTCGCCCAGCCGGTGGATTCGCTGCCGAATTTCGCGGTGGTCAAAGGCAACTGA
- a CDS encoding response regulator, whose amino-acid sequence MGKVSVLVVDDAPFIRDLVKKGLRDHFPGLQIEEAVNGRKAQQFLARQAVDLILCDWEMPELSGIELLTWCREQDSLKTTPFIMVTSRGDKDNVVQAIQAGVSDFIGKPFSNDQLVSKVKKALSRSGKLEALAAQAPQRSLVGSMPNDSLAALTGGKAEVVRPAAPAAPRPAQAAPAPAVAAPAAARSGAKGQQGQLRLPAANLPCVIKALSLKEALLVVKRGTPLPQVLESAVLDLEEDSDVARLNGYLHAVAALEPKPDSEWLQLTFRFVDRDPQKLDYLSRLIARGSSQKHYVPGA is encoded by the coding sequence ATGGGCAAGGTCAGTGTGCTGGTCGTGGATGACGCTCCGTTCATTCGTGACCTGGTGAAAAAGGGGCTGCGGGACCATTTCCCCGGCCTGCAGATCGAAGAGGCAGTCAACGGCCGCAAGGCGCAGCAGTTCCTCGCGCGCCAGGCCGTGGACCTGATCCTCTGCGACTGGGAAATGCCCGAGCTGTCGGGTATCGAGCTGCTGACCTGGTGCCGCGAGCAGGACAGCCTGAAGACCACACCCTTCATCATGGTCACCAGCCGTGGCGACAAGGACAACGTGGTGCAGGCTATCCAGGCCGGCGTCTCCGATTTCATCGGCAAGCCATTCTCCAACGACCAGTTGGTGAGCAAGGTGAAGAAGGCGCTGTCCCGCTCCGGCAAGCTGGAGGCCCTGGCGGCGCAGGCTCCGCAACGCAGCCTGGTCGGATCGATGCCCAACGATTCGCTTGCCGCGCTCACCGGCGGCAAGGCCGAGGTCGTGCGTCCGGCCGCGCCTGCTGCGCCGCGTCCCGCCCAGGCGGCCCCGGCGCCCGCGGTCGCTGCTCCCGCCGCTGCCCGGAGTGGCGCCAAGGGCCAGCAAGGCCAACTGCGCCTGCCGGCTGCCAACCTGCCCTGCGTGATCAAGGCGCTCAGCCTCAAGGAAGCGCTGCTGGTGGTGAAACGCGGTACGCCGCTGCCGCAGGTGCTGGAAAGCGCCGTGCTGGACCTGGAAGAGGACAGCGACGTCGCTCGCCTCAACGGCTACCTCCACGCCGTGGCAGCGCTCGAGCCCAAGCCCGATAGCGAATGGCTGCAACTGACTTTCCGCTTCGTCGATCGCGACCCGCAGAAACTCGACTACCTCTCGCGCCTGATCGCCCGCGGCAGCAGCCAGAAGCACTACGTGCCCGGCGCCTGA
- the phoU gene encoding phosphate signaling complex protein PhoU has protein sequence MINKESLTHHISQQFNAELEDVRSHLLAMGGLVEKQVNDAVNALIDADSGLAQQVREIDDQINQMERNIDEECLRILARRQPAASDLRLIISISKSVIDLERIGDEASKIARRAIQLCEEGESPRGYVEVRHIGGQVRKMVQEALDAFARFDADLALSVAQYDKTVDREYKTALRELVTYMMEDPRAISRVLNVIWALRSLERIGDHARNIAELVIYLVRGTDVRHLGLTRMKEEVQGSGSASKPE, from the coding sequence ATGATCAACAAAGAAAGCCTCACCCACCACATCTCGCAGCAGTTCAACGCCGAGCTGGAAGATGTGCGCAGCCATCTGCTGGCCATGGGTGGCCTGGTGGAGAAGCAGGTCAACGACGCGGTCAATGCGCTGATCGACGCTGACTCGGGCCTGGCCCAGCAAGTGCGCGAGATCGATGACCAGATCAATCAGATGGAGCGCAACATTGACGAGGAATGCCTGCGCATCCTTGCCCGCCGCCAGCCGGCCGCCTCCGACCTGCGCCTGATCATCAGCATTTCCAAGTCGGTGATCGACCTTGAGCGCATCGGCGACGAAGCCTCGAAGATCGCCCGCCGCGCCATCCAGCTGTGCGAGGAGGGCGAGTCGCCGCGCGGCTACGTCGAGGTGCGCCACATCGGCGGCCAGGTGCGCAAGATGGTCCAGGAAGCGCTCGACGCCTTTGCCCGCTTCGACGCCGACCTCGCCCTGTCGGTGGCGCAGTACGACAAGACCGTCGACCGCGAGTACAAGACCGCCCTGCGCGAGCTGGTCACCTACATGATGGAAGACCCGCGGGCGATCTCCCGCGTGCTCAACGTCATCTGGGCCCTACGTTCGCTGGAGCGCATCGGCGACCACGCGCGCAACATTGCCGAACTGGTGATCTACCTGGTGCGCGGCACCGATGTGCGGCACCTCGGGCTGACCCGCATGAAGGAAGAAGTGCAGGGCTCCGGCAGCGCGAGCAAGCCCGAGTAA
- the pstB gene encoding phosphate ABC transporter ATP-binding protein PstB has translation MQHETASHGIDIGALGRGDRQGMNLANETVALEVPGLSLFYGEKQALFDVSMNIPKQRVTAFIGPSGCGKSTLLRCFNRMNDLVDGCSVKGEIRLDGHNIFAKGVDVAELRRRVGMVFQKPNPFPKSIYENVVYGLRIQGINKKRVLDEAVEWALKGAALWDEVKDRLHESALGLSGGQQQRLVIARTIAVEPEVLLLDEPCSALDPISTLKIEELIYELKSKFTIVIVTHNMQQAARVSDYTAFMYMGKLIEFGDTDTLFTNPAKKQTEDYITGRYG, from the coding sequence ATGCAACATGAAACCGCATCCCACGGCATCGACATCGGCGCACTCGGCCGCGGCGACCGCCAGGGCATGAACCTGGCGAACGAGACCGTCGCCCTCGAAGTGCCCGGCCTGAGCCTGTTCTACGGCGAGAAGCAGGCGCTGTTCGACGTCAGCATGAACATTCCCAAGCAGCGCGTGACCGCCTTCATCGGCCCGTCCGGCTGTGGCAAGTCCACCCTGCTGCGCTGCTTCAACCGCATGAACGACCTGGTCGATGGGTGCAGCGTGAAGGGCGAGATCCGCCTGGACGGCCACAACATCTTCGCCAAGGGCGTGGACGTCGCCGAGCTGCGTCGCCGCGTCGGCATGGTGTTCCAGAAGCCCAACCCGTTCCCCAAGAGCATCTACGAGAACGTGGTCTACGGCCTGCGCATCCAGGGCATCAACAAGAAGCGCGTGCTCGATGAAGCCGTCGAGTGGGCGCTCAAGGGTGCCGCGCTGTGGGACGAAGTGAAGGACCGTCTGCACGAGTCTGCCCTCGGCCTCTCCGGTGGCCAGCAGCAGCGTCTGGTCATCGCCCGCACCATCGCCGTGGAGCCGGAAGTCCTGCTGCTCGACGAACCCTGCTCGGCGCTGGACCCGATCTCCACCCTGAAGATCGAAGAGCTGATCTACGAGCTGAAATCCAAGTTCACCATCGTCATCGTGACCCACAACATGCAGCAGGCCGCGCGCGTCTCCGACTACACGGCGTTCATGTACATGGGCAAGCTGATCGAGTTCGGCGACACCGATACCCTCTTCACCAACCCGGCCAAGAAGCAGACGGAAGACTACATCACCGGTCGCTACGGTTGA
- the pstA gene encoding phosphate ABC transporter permease PstA, whose product MKQKQESVKAWLASGSPWVWMNAGAVSIAVIMTIGLLAVIAVRGLGHFWPADVIEATYTVPGEAPKTLIGEEVQIEQVPRARLRGAGLPVPDNGPEFMTRELLKLGNRDLYGSDFSWVIGEWLTDRRHPADMVTLERREWGNFYGYLLSVKENGKVVAEGPEAMAELQTRLKRVDDLYTQLYQLEKKDIGGINHGLERLRLKERGLQLNNKLDATAEADIAAGRAELNAQYKVLEEQLNGLHQEFNRDSVVMRDATGQQTEITLGKLVHAYQPNQMGVGAKLGFYFKKLWEFLSDDPREANTEGGIFPAIFGTVMMTLVMAVIVTPFGVIAAVYLREYARQGLLTRIIRIAVNNLAGVPAIVYGVFGLGFFVYVLGGSIDRIFFPEALPAPTFGTPGLFWASLTLAILAVPVVIVATEEGLARIPRATREGSLALGATKAETLWKVVLPMASPAMMTGLILAVARAAGEVAPLMLVGVVKLAPALPVDGNYPYVHLDQKIMHLGFHIYDVGFQSPNVEAARPLVYATALLLVMVIALLNFSAIAIRNRLREKYKALEN is encoded by the coding sequence GTGAAACAGAAACAGGAATCCGTCAAAGCGTGGCTCGCCAGCGGTTCTCCCTGGGTGTGGATGAATGCCGGCGCGGTGTCCATCGCCGTGATCATGACCATCGGCCTGCTCGCCGTGATCGCTGTGCGCGGTCTCGGCCACTTCTGGCCGGCGGACGTGATCGAGGCGACCTACACCGTTCCCGGTGAAGCGCCCAAGACCCTGATCGGCGAGGAAGTGCAGATCGAGCAGGTGCCGCGTGCGCGTCTGCGCGGCGCTGGCCTGCCGGTGCCGGACAACGGCCCGGAGTTCATGACCCGCGAACTGCTCAAGCTCGGCAACCGCGACCTGTACGGCAGTGATTTCTCCTGGGTCATCGGCGAGTGGCTGACCGACCGCCGTCATCCCGCCGACATGGTCACCCTGGAGCGCCGCGAGTGGGGCAACTTCTATGGTTACCTGCTGAGCGTGAAAGAGAACGGCAAGGTTGTCGCCGAAGGGCCCGAGGCCATGGCCGAGCTGCAGACCCGTCTGAAGCGCGTCGATGACCTCTACACCCAGCTTTATCAGCTGGAGAAGAAGGACATCGGTGGCATCAACCACGGTCTTGAGCGGCTGCGCCTGAAAGAGCGCGGCCTGCAGCTCAACAACAAGCTCGATGCCACCGCCGAGGCCGATATCGCCGCCGGCCGCGCCGAACTGAATGCCCAGTACAAGGTGCTGGAAGAGCAGCTCAACGGCCTGCACCAGGAATTCAACCGCGATAGCGTGGTGATGCGCGACGCCACTGGCCAGCAGACCGAGATCACTCTCGGCAAGCTGGTCCATGCCTACCAGCCCAACCAGATGGGCGTGGGCGCCAAGCTGGGTTTCTACTTCAAGAAGCTGTGGGAGTTCCTCAGCGACGACCCGCGTGAAGCCAACACCGAGGGCGGTATCTTCCCGGCCATCTTCGGCACCGTGATGATGACCCTGGTCATGGCCGTGATCGTCACCCCGTTCGGCGTGATCGCTGCGGTATACCTGCGCGAGTACGCCCGCCAGGGCCTGCTGACCCGCATCATCCGCATCGCGGTGAACAACCTCGCGGGCGTCCCGGCGATCGTCTATGGCGTGTTCGGCCTGGGCTTCTTCGTCTATGTGCTGGGCGGATCGATCGACCGGATATTCTTCCCCGAAGCACTACCGGCGCCGACCTTCGGTACGCCCGGGCTGTTCTGGGCCTCGCTGACCCTGGCGATCCTCGCGGTACCGGTGGTGATCGTGGCCACCGAGGAAGGCCTGGCACGTATCCCGCGGGCCACCCGCGAAGGCTCGCTGGCCCTGGGCGCGACCAAGGCCGAGACCCTGTGGAAAGTGGTCCTGCCGATGGCCAGCCCGGCGATGATGACCGGCCTGATCCTCGCCGTGGCCCGCGCCGCTGGCGAAGTGGCGCCGCTGATGCTGGTGGGCGTGGTGAAGCTGGCTCCGGCGCTGCCGGTGGACGGCAACTACCCGTACGTGCACCTGGACCAGAAGATCATGCACCTGGGCTTCCACATCTATGACGTCGGCTTCCAGAGCCCGAACGTCGAGGCCGCGCGCCCGCTGGTGTACGCCACCGCGCTGCTGCTGGTGATGGTGATCGCCCTGCTGAACTTCTCGGCCATCGCCATTCGTAACCGCCTGCGCGAAAAGTACAAGGCGCTGGAAAACTGA
- a CDS encoding ABC transporter permease subunit, giving the protein MKTAQAPLLLSIEEQNMVGMRVAANGEVVFFDAKKGDEMNRVALKLPAGTSVTSIAEDQPGHPTVALGLSNGQVLVFKHNYKVTYPDNKKTITPHIDYPYGEAAMNLDPQGRPLEHVAIVSGDDSLLLAASTGSEMLLLGLTQQENMLTGESTLQEERINLPQIADPVKAIYMDPRKQWLYVLNGRAQADVFDLNTHQLNGRYKLLDDASAEVTASSQLLGGISLMVGDSKGGIGQWFMARGEDGEPRLSHVRDFKLGDQPITSIAPEQRRKGFLALDKQGNLGIFHSTAHRTLLVENVAPSAGPMALSPRANRLVVEQGGELRRFVVSNPHPEVSFSALWGKVWYESYDKPGYVWQSTAATTDFEPKLSLSPLTFGTLKAAFYAMILAAPLAIAAAVYTAYFMAPGMRRKVKPVIELMEALPTVILGFFAGLFLAPYVEGHLPGIFSLLLLTPLGILAAGLIWSRLPERIRLSLPAGWEAAILIPVVLATGAFALWMSPHLETMFFGGDMRLWISHDLGITYDQRNALVVGLAMGFAVIPNIFSIAEDAIFSVPRSLTYGSLALGATPWQTLTRVVILTASPGIFSALMIGMGRAVGETMIVLMATGNTPVMDVNIFQGMRTLAANVAVEMPESEVGGTHYRVLFLSALVLLSFTFVMNTLAELIRQRLRKKYASL; this is encoded by the coding sequence CTGAAGACGGCCCAGGCGCCGCTGCTGCTGAGCATAGAAGAGCAGAACATGGTAGGTATGCGCGTCGCCGCCAATGGCGAGGTCGTGTTCTTCGACGCCAAGAAAGGCGACGAGATGAATCGCGTTGCGCTGAAGCTGCCCGCCGGCACCAGCGTTACCTCCATCGCCGAGGACCAGCCGGGTCATCCGACCGTCGCGCTGGGCTTGTCCAACGGTCAGGTGCTGGTGTTCAAGCACAACTACAAGGTCACCTACCCGGACAACAAGAAGACCATCACCCCGCACATCGACTATCCCTATGGCGAAGCCGCGATGAACCTGGATCCCCAGGGTCGTCCGCTGGAGCACGTAGCGATCGTCTCGGGTGACGACAGCCTGCTGCTGGCCGCGTCCACAGGTAGCGAAATGCTCCTGCTCGGCCTGACTCAGCAGGAAAACATGCTGACCGGTGAAAGCACTCTGCAGGAAGAGCGCATCAACCTGCCGCAGATCGCCGACCCGGTGAAAGCCATCTATATGGACCCGCGCAAGCAGTGGCTCTATGTACTCAATGGCCGTGCCCAGGCCGACGTCTTCGACCTGAATACGCACCAGCTCAACGGCCGCTACAAGCTGCTGGATGACGCCTCCGCCGAAGTGACCGCCAGCAGCCAGCTGCTGGGTGGCATCTCGCTGATGGTCGGTGACTCCAAGGGCGGCATCGGCCAGTGGTTCATGGCTCGCGGCGAAGATGGCGAACCGCGCCTGTCCCACGTGCGTGACTTCAAGCTGGGCGACCAGCCGATCACCAGTATCGCGCCGGAGCAACGCCGCAAGGGCTTCCTGGCCCTCGACAAGCAGGGCAACCTGGGCATCTTCCACAGCACCGCACACCGCACGTTGCTGGTGGAAAATGTCGCCCCGTCCGCTGGCCCGATGGCGCTGTCGCCGCGCGCCAACCGTCTGGTCGTCGAACAGGGCGGCGAGCTGCGCCGCTTCGTGGTCAGCAACCCGCACCCGGAAGTGTCCTTCAGCGCGCTGTGGGGCAAGGTCTGGTACGAGAGCTATGACAAGCCTGGCTATGTCTGGCAGTCCACCGCCGCCACGACTGACTTCGAGCCCAAGCTGAGCCTGTCGCCGCTGACCTTCGGTACGCTGAAGGCTGCGTTCTACGCGATGATCCTCGCCGCACCGCTGGCCATCGCTGCCGCCGTCTACACCGCCTACTTCATGGCTCCGGGCATGCGCCGCAAGGTCAAGCCGGTGATCGAGCTGATGGAAGCGCTGCCGACGGTGATCCTCGGCTTCTTCGCCGGCCTGTTCCTCGCGCCGTACGTCGAAGGCCACCTGCCGGGCATCTTCAGCCTGCTGCTGCTCACGCCGTTAGGCATTCTCGCCGCCGGCCTGATCTGGAGCCGACTGCCCGAACGCATCCGCCTGAGCCTGCCAGCCGGCTGGGAAGCGGCGATCCTGATCCCGGTCGTTCTTGCCACCGGTGCCTTCGCCCTGTGGATGAGCCCGCACCTGGAGACCATGTTCTTCGGCGGCGACATGCGCCTGTGGATCAGCCACGACCTGGGCATCACCTACGACCAGCGCAACGCCCTGGTGGTCGGCCTGGCCATGGGCTTCGCGGTGATTCCGAACATCTTCTCCATCGCCGAAGACGCCATCTTCAGCGTGCCGCGCAGCCTGACCTACGGCTCCCTGGCCCTGGGCGCCACGCCCTGGCAGACGCTGACCCGCGTGGTGATCCTGACCGCCAGCCCGGGCATCTTCTCCGCGCTGATGATCGGCATGGGCCGCGCCGTGGGCGAGACCATGATCGTGCTGATGGCCACCGGTAACACCCCGGTCATGGACGTGAACATCTTCCAGGGTATGCGAACGCTGGCGGCAAACGTCGCGGTGGAAATGCCCGAATCGGAGGTGGGCGGGACTCACTACCGCGTGCTGTTCCTCTCGGCACTGGTGCTGCTGTCCTTCACCTTCGTGATGAACACCCTGGCAGAGCTGATCCGTCAGCGCCTGCGCAAGAAATACGCGTCGCTCTAA
- a CDS encoding phosphate ABC transporter substrate-binding protein PstS: MKLKRLMAALTFVAAGVGTASAVAAIDPALPDYQKASGVSGNLSSVGSDTLANLMTMWAEEYKRLYPNVNVQIQAAGSSTAPPALTEGTANLGPMSRKMKDVELQAFEQKYGYKPTAVPVAVDALAIFVHKDNPIKGLTMQQVDAIFSSTRLCGGKSEVKTWGDLGLTGDWANKPVQLFGRNSVSGTYGYFKEEALCKGDYKPNVNEQPGSASVVQSVSQSLNGVGYSGIGYKTASVKTVALAKKEGGEFIEDNEANALNGSYPLSRFLYVYVNKAPNKPLNPLEAQFLKMVLSKTGQQVVVKDGYIPLPSKVAEKAIKDLGL; this comes from the coding sequence ATGAAACTCAAGCGTTTGATGGCGGCCCTGACTTTTGTCGCCGCAGGCGTAGGCACCGCCAGTGCGGTGGCCGCGATCGATCCGGCTCTGCCGGACTACCAGAAAGCCAGCGGTGTGTCGGGTAACCTGTCGAGCGTCGGTTCCGACACTCTGGCCAACCTGATGACCATGTGGGCGGAAGAGTACAAGCGCCTGTACCCGAACGTGAACGTGCAGATCCAGGCCGCCGGTTCCTCCACCGCGCCGCCGGCTCTGACCGAAGGCACCGCCAACCTGGGCCCGATGAGCCGCAAGATGAAGGATGTCGAGCTGCAGGCCTTCGAGCAGAAGTACGGCTACAAGCCGACCGCTGTTCCGGTTGCCGTGGACGCCCTGGCGATCTTCGTGCACAAGGACAACCCCATCAAAGGCCTGACCATGCAACAGGTCGACGCCATCTTCTCCTCCACCCGCCTGTGCGGCGGCAAGTCGGAAGTGAAGACCTGGGGTGACCTGGGCCTGACCGGCGACTGGGCCAACAAGCCCGTCCAGCTGTTCGGCCGTAACTCCGTCTCCGGCACCTACGGCTACTTCAAGGAAGAAGCCCTGTGCAAAGGCGACTACAAGCCGAACGTCAACGAGCAGCCGGGTTCGGCTTCCGTGGTGCAGTCGGTTAGCCAGTCCCTGAACGGCGTTGGTTACTCCGGTATCGGTTACAAGACCGCTAGCGTGAAGACCGTTGCCCTGGCCAAGAAAGAAGGCGGCGAGTTCATCGAAGACAACGAAGCTAACGCCCTGAACGGTAGCTACCCGCTGTCGCGCTTCCTCTACGTCTACGTCAACAAGGCGCCGAACAAGCCGCTGAACCCACTGGAAGCCCAGTTCCTGAAAATGGTGCTCTCCAAGACTGGCCAGCAGGTTGTCGTGAAAGACGGCTACATCCCGCTGCCGTCCAAAGTCGCCGAAAAAGCGATCAAGGATCTGGGTCTGTAA